In Streptomyces sp. NBC_00569, a single genomic region encodes these proteins:
- a CDS encoding LURP-one-related/scramblase family protein, which translates to MRYEVRERLFAVGEDYWIEDEQGHKAFLVDGKAMRLRDTFELKGPDGRVLIDIHEKMFALRDTMVIERGDEALAKIKRKRLSLLRNHYRVELVDGTELDVSGKILDREFVVEYDGEMLAHISRRWLRVRDTYGVDVIREDADPALLIAIAVCVIHLAEKERGDG; encoded by the coding sequence ATGAGATACGAAGTTCGAGAGCGGCTCTTCGCGGTGGGCGAGGACTACTGGATCGAGGACGAGCAGGGCCACAAGGCCTTCCTCGTCGACGGCAAGGCGATGCGCCTGCGGGACACCTTCGAGCTGAAAGGGCCCGACGGGCGGGTGCTCATCGACATCCACGAGAAGATGTTCGCCCTGCGCGACACGATGGTCATCGAGCGCGGCGACGAGGCCCTCGCCAAGATCAAGCGCAAGCGCCTTTCGCTGCTGCGCAACCACTACCGGGTCGAACTGGTCGACGGCACCGAGCTCGACGTCAGCGGAAAGATCCTGGACCGCGAGTTCGTCGTCGAGTACGACGGCGAGATGCTCGCCCACATCTCACGCCGCTGGCTCCGGGTCCGCGACACGTACGGGGTCGACGTCATCCGTGAGGACGCGGACCCGGCGCTGCTCATCGCCATCGCGGTGTGCGTGATCCACCTGGCGGAGAAGGAGCGGGGGGACGGCTGA
- a CDS encoding carbon-nitrogen family hydrolase yields MRASLIQIHVDDDESPNSRRLRAASMVRDQAGSADLVVLPELWTTGAFAYEAFAAEAEPLEGPTYEAMAKAASDAGVWLHAGTIPERDPDGPLYNTALVFSPDGELAAAYRKIHRFGFDKGEAVLMGAGEELVTVRLPETVLGVTTCYDLRFPELYRGLVDRGAETLLVSAGWPERRRAHWTLLAQARAVENQAYVLACGTAGTHAGVPQAGHSVVVDPWGQIVAEAGAGEEVLTVEFDAAGVAATRERFPALKDRRLGLEPPRR; encoded by the coding sequence GTGCGCGCCTCGCTCATCCAGATCCACGTAGATGATGACGAATCGCCCAATTCCCGTCGGCTGCGCGCCGCTTCGATGGTGCGGGATCAAGCCGGGTCCGCCGACCTCGTCGTCCTCCCGGAGCTGTGGACCACCGGCGCCTTCGCCTACGAGGCCTTCGCGGCCGAGGCGGAGCCCCTGGAGGGCCCGACGTACGAGGCGATGGCGAAGGCCGCGAGCGACGCCGGAGTCTGGCTGCACGCGGGCACGATCCCCGAACGCGACCCGGACGGGCCGCTCTACAACACCGCGCTCGTCTTCTCCCCGGACGGCGAACTCGCCGCCGCCTACCGCAAGATCCACCGCTTCGGCTTCGACAAGGGCGAGGCCGTGCTGATGGGCGCGGGCGAAGAGCTCGTCACCGTACGCCTGCCGGAAACCGTCCTCGGCGTCACCACCTGCTACGACCTGCGCTTCCCCGAGCTGTACCGGGGCCTCGTCGACCGGGGCGCCGAGACGCTCCTCGTGTCCGCCGGCTGGCCCGAGCGGCGCCGCGCGCACTGGACGCTGCTCGCCCAGGCGCGCGCCGTCGAGAACCAGGCGTACGTACTGGCCTGCGGCACCGCCGGAACGCACGCGGGTGTGCCGCAGGCCGGACACAGCGTCGTCGTCGACCCGTGGGGCCAGATCGTCGCGGAGGCGGGCGCCGGCGAGGAGGTCCTCACCGTCGAGTTCGACGCGGCGGGCGTCGCCGCGACCCGCGAGCGGTTCCCGGCGCTCAAGGACCGGCGACTGGGGCTGGAGCCGCCTCGGCGGTGA
- a CDS encoding maleylpyruvate isomerase family mycothiol-dependent enzyme has translation MSLHPSLQSYADAWTHSIEAISELVTPLVEGEWNRATPCPGWSVRDIVSHVIGLDCEMLGDPRPIHTLPRDLYHVQNEHQRYMEMQVDVRRHHTAPEMTSELEYTIIRRSRQLRNESREPGAMVRGPLGTEETLEFAMRKRAFDVWVHEQDLRVAVGRPGNLDSPGAYVTRDMLLAVLPKVVAKDASAPANSAVVFDVHGPVEFLRTVRVDADGRGTIDGAPSLGPAATLSLDWETYVKLACGRVTPDAVSDRVKTEGDLDLAQAILNSLSTTP, from the coding sequence GTGAGTCTCCACCCCAGTCTTCAGTCCTACGCCGATGCCTGGACCCATTCCATCGAAGCGATATCCGAGCTGGTGACGCCCCTGGTGGAGGGCGAATGGAACCGGGCCACGCCATGCCCCGGCTGGTCGGTGCGGGACATCGTGTCCCATGTCATCGGCCTCGACTGCGAGATGCTCGGCGACCCGCGGCCCATCCACACGCTGCCGCGCGACCTGTACCACGTACAGAACGAGCACCAGCGGTACATGGAGATGCAGGTCGACGTGCGGCGCCACCACACGGCGCCCGAGATGACGTCCGAGCTGGAGTACACGATCATCCGGCGCTCCCGGCAGCTGCGCAACGAGTCGCGTGAGCCGGGCGCGATGGTGCGCGGGCCGCTCGGCACGGAGGAGACCCTCGAATTCGCCATGCGCAAGCGGGCGTTCGACGTGTGGGTGCACGAGCAGGACCTGCGCGTGGCCGTCGGCCGGCCGGGCAACCTCGACTCGCCGGGCGCGTACGTCACGCGCGACATGCTGCTCGCCGTTCTGCCGAAGGTCGTCGCGAAGGACGCGTCCGCGCCCGCAAACTCGGCGGTGGTCTTCGATGTGCACGGGCCGGTCGAGTTCCTGCGCACGGTGCGTGTCGACGCGGACGGGCGCGGCACGATCGACGGCGCCCCGTCGCTGGGCCCGGCCGCGACGCTCTCCCTCGACTGGGAGACCTACGTCAAGCTGGCCTGCGGCCGTGTGACGCCCGACGCGGTGTCCGACCGGGTCAAGACGGAGGGCGACCTCGACCTCGCCCAGGCGATCCTGAACTCGCTGTCCACCACGCCGTAG
- a CDS encoding MFS transporter — translation MSSSAGTASLPGDPPGGRRAMGVWSIGVAVYFVAVIFRTSLGVAGLDAVERFHINASALSTFSILQLLVYAGMQIPVGLMVDRLGTKRVLTIGVVLFTIGQLGFAFSPSYGTALVSRALLGCGDAMTFISVLRLGTRWFPARRGPLVAQLAGLVGMAGNLVSTLVIARLLHGVGWEAAFAGSALAGVLVLVLMLLFLKDHPEGFEPEPVRHTGGAFVRGQILASWREPGTRLGLWVHFTTQFPAMVFLLLWGLPFLVEAQGLSRGTAGELLTLVVLSNMLIGLVYGQIVARHHTARLPLALGTVAGTALMWAVTIACPGDHAPMWLLVMLCVVLGACGPASMIGFDFARPANPPERQGTASGIVNMGGFVASMTTLFAVGVLLDATGDNYRIAFSAVFVLEALGVSQILRLRRRADRRERERLVASRVETVHVPA, via the coding sequence ATGAGCAGCTCCGCCGGCACCGCGTCACTGCCCGGGGATCCGCCCGGCGGCCGCAGGGCCATGGGCGTCTGGTCCATCGGCGTCGCCGTCTACTTCGTCGCCGTCATCTTCCGCACCTCGCTGGGCGTCGCGGGCCTCGACGCCGTCGAGCGTTTCCACATCAACGCCTCGGCGCTGTCCACGTTCTCGATCCTCCAGCTGCTCGTGTACGCGGGCATGCAGATACCCGTCGGCCTGATGGTCGACCGGCTCGGCACCAAGCGCGTCCTGACGATCGGCGTCGTCCTCTTCACCATCGGCCAGCTCGGCTTCGCGTTCTCGCCCTCGTACGGGACGGCCCTCGTCTCGCGCGCACTGCTCGGCTGCGGCGACGCGATGACGTTCATCAGCGTGCTGCGGCTCGGCACGCGCTGGTTCCCCGCCCGGCGGGGGCCGCTGGTCGCGCAGCTCGCGGGCCTCGTCGGCATGGCCGGCAACCTCGTGTCGACCCTGGTGATCGCGCGGCTGCTGCACGGCGTCGGCTGGGAAGCCGCGTTCGCCGGCAGCGCGCTCGCCGGAGTCCTCGTACTCGTCCTGATGCTGCTCTTCCTCAAGGACCATCCGGAAGGCTTCGAGCCGGAGCCCGTGCGGCACACCGGCGGGGCCTTCGTGCGCGGACAGATCCTCGCGTCCTGGCGCGAGCCGGGCACACGGCTCGGCCTGTGGGTCCACTTCACGACGCAGTTCCCGGCGATGGTGTTCCTGCTGCTGTGGGGCCTGCCGTTCCTGGTCGAGGCGCAGGGCCTCTCGCGCGGGACCGCCGGTGAACTGCTCACCCTCGTCGTGCTGTCCAACATGCTGATCGGCCTCGTCTACGGGCAGATCGTGGCCCGGCACCACACGGCCCGGCTGCCGCTCGCGCTCGGCACGGTGGCCGGAACGGCGCTGATGTGGGCCGTGACGATCGCCTGCCCGGGGGACCACGCGCCGATGTGGCTGCTCGTCATGCTGTGCGTCGTGCTCGGGGCGTGCGGGCCCGCGTCCATGATCGGGTTCGACTTCGCGCGTCCGGCGAACCCGCCGGAGCGGCAGGGGACCGCGTCCGGGATCGTCAACATGGGCGGGTTCGTCGCGTCGATGACGACGCTGTTCGCGGTCGGGGTTCTGCTGGATGCGACCGGCGACAACTACCGCATCGCGTTCTCCGCGGTGTTCGTCCTCGAGGCGCTCGGGGTGAGCCAGATCCTGCGGCTGCGCCGGCGCGCGGACCGCAGGGAGCGGGAGCGCCTGGTGGCGAGCCGGGTGGAGACGGTGCACGTGCCCGCGTAA
- a CDS encoding GntR family transcriptional regulator has protein sequence MPPVPPSPTAVKRPPAADRVYDHVKRSVLERRYEGGTLLTEGELAEAVGVSRTPVREALLKLEVEGLIKLYPKKGALVLAVSAQEIADVVETRLLVEEHSVRKAVPAPASLIARLEELLSLQQTQAAAGEFADAAGTDRCFHAEIVRSGGNAILSRLYDQLRDRQLRMGVAVMHSHPDRIAKTLTEHEEILDALRAGDAEAAVAVVRRHVGWFSNLARGEVR, from the coding sequence ATGCCTCCCGTGCCCCCGTCCCCCACCGCCGTCAAGCGACCACCAGCGGCCGACCGCGTCTACGACCACGTCAAGCGCAGTGTCCTCGAACGCCGCTACGAGGGCGGGACGTTGCTCACCGAGGGCGAGCTCGCCGAGGCCGTAGGGGTGTCCCGCACCCCGGTGCGCGAGGCGCTGCTCAAGCTGGAGGTCGAGGGGCTGATCAAGCTCTACCCGAAGAAGGGCGCCCTGGTCCTGGCCGTCTCCGCGCAGGAGATCGCGGACGTCGTCGAGACCCGCCTCCTCGTCGAGGAGCACTCCGTGCGCAAGGCGGTCCCCGCGCCCGCGAGCCTGATCGCCCGCCTGGAGGAGCTGCTCTCGCTCCAGCAGACCCAGGCCGCCGCGGGCGAGTTCGCGGACGCGGCCGGCACCGACCGCTGCTTCCACGCCGAGATCGTGCGCAGCGGAGGCAACGCGATCCTCTCCCGCCTCTACGACCAGCTGCGTGACCGCCAGCTGAGAATGGGTGTCGCCGTGATGCACTCGCACCCGGACCGGATCGCCAAGACGCTCACCGAGCACGAGGAGATCCTCGACGCGCTGCGCGCGGGCGACGCCGAGGCGGCCGTCGCCGTCGTCCGCCGCCACGTCGGCTGGTTCTCGAACCTGGCGCGGGGCGAGGTCCGATGA
- a CDS encoding D-alanyl-D-alanine carboxypeptidase family protein: MKTRIKGIRRVSAAATVTAGAVLASGVFATSAQAATLPTPTIVAKGGYVMNNGTGTSLFTKAADTRRSTGSTTKIMTAKVVLAQSNLNLDSKVTIQKAYSDYIVAKNASSARLIVGDKVTVRQLLYGLMLPSGCDAAYALADKFGSGSTRAARVKSFIGKMNKAATDMNLKNTHFDSFDGIGSGSNYSTPRDLTKIASSAMKNSTFRSVVKTKSTKQKVTTKSGGYRYMSWSNTNNLLGSYSGTIGVKTGSGPEAKYCLVFAATRNGKTVIGTVLASSSVTNRTADAKKLMDYGFKK, encoded by the coding sequence TTGAAAACCCGCATTAAGGGCATTCGCCGCGTATCCGCCGCCGCCACCGTGACCGCCGGTGCGGTCCTGGCGAGCGGGGTCTTCGCCACCTCCGCGCAGGCGGCCACGCTGCCCACCCCCACGATCGTCGCCAAGGGCGGCTACGTGATGAACAACGGGACCGGTACGAGCCTGTTCACCAAGGCCGCCGACACCCGCCGCTCCACCGGCTCCACCACCAAGATCATGACCGCGAAGGTCGTCCTGGCGCAGTCGAACCTGAACCTGGACTCCAAGGTCACGATCCAGAAGGCGTACAGCGACTACATCGTCGCGAAGAACGCGTCGTCGGCCCGCCTGATCGTCGGTGACAAGGTCACCGTCCGCCAGCTCCTGTACGGGCTCATGCTCCCGTCCGGCTGCGACGCCGCGTACGCCCTGGCCGACAAGTTCGGCTCCGGCAGCACGCGCGCCGCCCGCGTGAAGTCCTTCATCGGCAAGATGAACAAGGCCGCCACCGACATGAACCTGAAGAACACGCACTTCGACTCGTTCGACGGCATCGGCAGCGGCTCGAACTACTCGACGCCGCGCGACCTGACGAAGATCGCGTCCTCCGCGATGAAGAACTCCACGTTCCGCTCGGTCGTCAAGACGAAGTCGACGAAGCAGAAGGTCACCACGAAGAGCGGCGGCTACCGCTACATGTCGTGGTCCAACACGAACAACCTGCTCGGCAGCTACTCCGGCACCATCGGCGTGAAGACCGGCTCGGGCCCCGAGGCCAAGTACTGCCTGGTCTTCGCCGCCACCCGCAACGGCAAGACGGTCATCGGCACCGTCCTCGCCTCCTCCTCCGTCACGAACCGCACGGCGGACGCGAAGAAGCTCATGGACTACGGCTTCAAGAAGTAA
- a CDS encoding dihydrolipoamide acetyltransferase family protein: protein MTTMTDAALAEFKMPDVGEGLTEAEILKWYVQPGDAVTDGQVVCEVETAKAAVELPIPFNGVVRELRFPEGTTVDVGQVIIAVDVAGGSGSAAAAPAAVSVPEPAAPEPEPEPQGRQPVLVGYGVSEASTKRRPRKGDVVAAPVKVTPPALVPEPEAPVKGNGRPLAKPPVRKLAKDLGVDLASLTPSGPGGVITREDVHAAVAPAPEPVVTQAQVQVQAQLQEPATVVPAVVQDGVRETRIPVKGVRKATAAAMVGSAFTAPHVTEFVTIDVTRTMKLVEELKADKEMQGLRVNPLLLIAKALLVAIKRNPEISASWDESSQEIVRKHYVNLGIAAATPRGLIVPNIKDAHAKTLPELATALGELVSTAREGKTSPAAMQGGTVTITNVGVFGVDTGTPILNPGESAILAVGAIKLQPWVHKGKVKPRQVTTLALSFDHRLVDGELGSKVLADVAAILEQPKRLITWA from the coding sequence GTGACGACGATGACAGACGCTGCGCTGGCCGAGTTCAAGATGCCCGACGTGGGCGAGGGGCTCACCGAGGCCGAGATCCTCAAGTGGTACGTCCAGCCCGGTGACGCGGTCACCGACGGGCAGGTCGTGTGCGAGGTGGAGACGGCGAAGGCGGCCGTCGAGCTGCCGATCCCGTTCAACGGTGTGGTGCGCGAGCTGCGCTTCCCCGAGGGGACGACGGTGGATGTGGGGCAGGTGATCATCGCGGTGGACGTCGCGGGCGGATCCGGCTCCGCGGCCGCCGCTCCCGCGGCCGTTTCGGTCCCGGAGCCCGCGGCGCCCGAGCCCGAGCCCGAGCCTCAGGGGCGGCAGCCGGTGCTCGTGGGGTACGGGGTTTCCGAGGCGTCGACGAAGCGCCGCCCGCGCAAGGGCGACGTGGTGGCGGCTCCCGTGAAGGTCACGCCGCCCGCGCTCGTCCCCGAGCCGGAAGCCCCGGTGAAGGGCAACGGGCGCCCGCTCGCCAAGCCCCCCGTGCGCAAGCTGGCCAAGGATCTGGGTGTCGACCTCGCCTCGCTCACGCCCTCCGGTCCTGGCGGCGTCATCACCCGCGAGGACGTGCACGCGGCCGTCGCTCCGGCTCCCGAGCCGGTCGTGACGCAGGCGCAGGTACAGGTACAGGCGCAGTTGCAGGAGCCGGCCACCGTCGTGCCGGCCGTCGTCCAGGACGGCGTCCGCGAGACCCGCATCCCCGTCAAGGGCGTACGCAAGGCGACCGCGGCCGCGATGGTGGGCTCCGCCTTCACCGCGCCGCACGTCACGGAGTTCGTGACGATCGACGTGACGCGGACGATGAAGCTCGTCGAGGAGCTCAAGGCCGACAAGGAGATGCAGGGGCTGCGGGTCAACCCGCTGCTGCTCATCGCCAAGGCCCTGCTCGTCGCGATCAAGCGCAACCCCGAGATCAGTGCCTCCTGGGACGAGTCCTCCCAGGAGATCGTCCGGAAGCACTACGTGAATCTGGGCATCGCCGCCGCCACTCCGCGCGGTCTGATCGTGCCGAACATCAAGGACGCGCACGCCAAGACCCTGCCCGAACTGGCGACGGCGCTGGGTGAGTTGGTGTCGACGGCCCGCGAGGGCAAGACGTCGCCGGCCGCCATGCAGGGCGGCACGGTGACGATCACGAACGTCGGAGTCTTCGGCGTCGACACCGGTACCCCGATCCTGAACCCGGGCGAGTCCGCGATCCTCGCCGTAGGCGCGATCAAGCTCCAGCCCTGGGTCCACAAGGGCAAGGTGAAGCCCCGTCAGGTCACCACCCTGGCCCTCTCCTTCGATCACCGCCTGGTGGACGGAGAGCTGGGCTCGAAGGTACTGGCGGATGTGGCAGCGATCCTGGAACAGCCCAAGCGGCTGATCACCTGGGCGTGA
- a CDS encoding alpha-ketoacid dehydrogenase subunit beta, giving the protein MAVQKLPLAKAINESLRTALDTDPKVLIMGEDVGKLGGVFRVTDGLQKDFGEDRVIDTPLAESGIVGTAIGLALRGYRPVVEIQFDGFVFPAYDQIVTQLAKMHARALGKIKLPVVVRIPYGGGIGAVEHHSESPEALFAHVAGLKVVSPSNSSDAYWMMQQAIQSDDPVIFFEPKRRYWDKGEVDTEAIPGPLHGARTVREGTDLTLVAYGPMVKVCLEVAAAAQEEGKSLEVLDLRSMSPIDFDAVQKSVEKTRRLVVVHEAPVFLGTGAEIAARITERCFYHLEAPVLRVGGYHVPYPPARLEDEYLPGLDRVLDAVDRSLAY; this is encoded by the coding sequence ATGGCGGTACAGAAGCTTCCGCTTGCCAAGGCGATCAACGAGTCGCTGCGCACGGCCCTCGACACCGACCCCAAGGTCCTCATCATGGGCGAGGACGTCGGCAAGCTCGGCGGCGTCTTCCGTGTCACGGACGGGCTGCAGAAGGACTTCGGCGAGGACCGGGTCATCGACACCCCGCTCGCCGAGTCCGGCATCGTGGGCACGGCCATCGGCCTCGCGCTGCGCGGGTACCGGCCGGTCGTGGAGATCCAGTTCGACGGTTTCGTCTTCCCCGCGTACGACCAGATCGTCACGCAGCTCGCGAAGATGCACGCCCGCGCGCTCGGCAAGATCAAGCTGCCGGTCGTCGTGCGGATCCCGTACGGCGGCGGCATCGGCGCGGTCGAGCACCACTCGGAGTCGCCGGAGGCGCTGTTCGCGCACGTGGCGGGCCTGAAGGTGGTCTCCCCGTCGAACTCGTCGGACGCGTACTGGATGATGCAGCAGGCCATCCAGAGCGACGACCCGGTGATCTTCTTCGAGCCGAAGCGGCGTTACTGGGACAAGGGCGAGGTCGACACCGAGGCGATCCCCGGGCCCCTGCACGGCGCCCGCACGGTGCGCGAGGGCACGGATCTGACGCTCGTCGCCTACGGGCCGATGGTGAAGGTCTGCCTGGAGGTGGCCGCGGCCGCCCAGGAGGAGGGCAAGTCCCTGGAGGTCCTCGACCTGCGCTCCATGTCGCCGATCGACTTCGACGCGGTGCAGAAGTCCGTCGAGAAGACCCGCCGGCTCGTCGTGGTGCACGAGGCCCCGGTCTTCCTCGGTACGGGCGCGGAGATCGCCGCGCGGATCACCGAGCGCTGCTTCTACCATCTGGAGGCGCCCGTGCTGCGGGTCGGCGGCTATCACGTGCCGTACCCGCCGGCGCGCCTCGAGGATGAGTACCTTCCGGGCCTCGACCGGGTGCTCGATGCCGTCGACCGCTCGCTGGCGTACTGA
- the pdhA gene encoding pyruvate dehydrogenase (acetyl-transferring) E1 component subunit alpha, whose protein sequence is MTVDSTAAARTPRKRTAAKKSAKKSPGAGAPDLVQLLSPEGRRVEDPAHAEYAAFVEDITADELRGLYRDMVLTRRFDAEATSLQRQGELGLWASLLGQEAAQIGSGRATRDDDYVFPTYREHGVAWCRGVDPTNLLGMFRGVNNGGWDPNSNNFHLYTIVIGSQTLHATGYAMGVAKDGADSAVIAYFGDGASSQGDVAESFTFSAVYNAPVVFFCQNNQWAISEPTEKQTRVPLYQRAQGYGFPGVRVDGNDVLACLAVTKWALERARRGEGPTLVEAFTYRMGAHTTSDDPSKYRADEEREAWEAKDPILRLRSYLESETDTDEGFFAELEAESEALGLRVREVVRAMPDPDRMAIFENAYADGHSLVDEERAQFAAYQASFATESDSDVVAGSGGN, encoded by the coding sequence GTGACCGTGGACAGCACTGCCGCCGCGCGTACGCCGCGCAAGCGCACCGCTGCGAAAAAGTCTGCGAAGAAGTCCCCGGGGGCGGGAGCGCCCGACCTCGTTCAGCTGTTGAGCCCCGAGGGCCGGCGCGTGGAGGACCCCGCGCACGCCGAGTACGCCGCGTTCGTCGAGGACATCACGGCCGACGAGCTGCGCGGTCTGTACCGCGACATGGTCCTCACCCGCCGCTTCGACGCGGAGGCCACGTCGCTGCAGCGACAGGGCGAGCTGGGCCTGTGGGCCTCGCTGCTCGGCCAGGAGGCCGCGCAGATCGGCTCGGGCCGCGCCACGCGCGACGACGACTACGTCTTCCCCACCTACCGCGAGCACGGCGTCGCCTGGTGCAGGGGCGTCGACCCGACGAACCTGCTCGGCATGTTCCGTGGCGTGAACAACGGCGGCTGGGACCCGAACAGCAACAACTTCCACCTGTACACGATCGTCATCGGCTCGCAGACGCTGCACGCCACGGGCTACGCCATGGGCGTCGCCAAGGACGGCGCGGACAGCGCGGTGATCGCGTACTTCGGTGACGGCGCCTCCAGCCAGGGCGACGTCGCCGAGTCGTTCACGTTCTCCGCGGTCTACAACGCGCCCGTCGTGTTCTTCTGCCAGAACAACCAGTGGGCGATCTCGGAGCCGACCGAGAAGCAGACCCGGGTGCCGCTCTACCAGCGCGCGCAGGGCTACGGCTTCCCCGGCGTCCGCGTCGACGGCAACGACGTGCTGGCCTGCCTGGCCGTCACCAAGTGGGCCCTGGAGCGGGCCCGCAGGGGCGAGGGGCCGACGCTGGTCGAGGCGTTCACGTACCGCATGGGCGCGCACACCACCTCCGACGACCCGTCGAAGTACCGGGCCGACGAGGAGCGCGAGGCGTGGGAGGCGAAGGACCCGATCCTGCGCCTGCGCTCGTATCTCGAGTCCGAAACTGACACGGACGAGGGATTCTTCGCGGAACTCGAGGCCGAGAGCGAAGCGTTGGGTCTTCGAGTACGCGAGGTCGTGCGGGCCATGCCGGACCCGGACCGGATGGCCATCTTCGAGAACGCGTACGCGGACGGGCACTCGCTCGTCGACGAGGAGCGTGCCCAGTTCGCCGCCTACCAGGCGTCGTTCGCCACGGAATCCGACAGCGACGTCGTCGCGGGCTCAGGAGGCAACTGA
- a CDS encoding response regulator transcription factor translates to MPEDGKIRVFLLDDHEVVRRGVHELLSTEEDIEVVGEAGTAADAMVRIPATRPDVAVLDVRLPDGSGVEVCREIRSQDESVKCLMLTSFADDEALFDAIMAGASGYVLKAIRGNELLSAVRDVAAGKSLLDPVATARVLERLRDGGRGKEDDRLANLTDQERKILDLIGEGLTNRVIGERLHLAEKTIKNYVSSLLSKLGMKRRSQAAAYVARLQAEKRH, encoded by the coding sequence GTGCCCGAAGACGGAAAAATACGCGTATTTCTACTCGATGACCACGAAGTCGTACGCCGTGGTGTGCACGAGTTGCTCTCCACGGAGGAGGACATCGAAGTCGTCGGAGAGGCCGGCACGGCCGCCGACGCCATGGTCCGCATCCCCGCCACGCGTCCCGATGTCGCCGTCCTCGATGTGCGGCTCCCCGACGGCAGCGGCGTCGAGGTGTGCCGCGAGATCCGCTCCCAGGACGAGTCGGTCAAGTGCCTGATGCTGACCTCGTTCGCCGACGACGAGGCACTCTTCGACGCGATCATGGCGGGCGCCTCCGGCTACGTACTGAAGGCCATCAGGGGGAACGAACTCCTGAGCGCGGTCCGTGACGTCGCCGCCGGGAAGTCCCTGCTCGATCCCGTCGCCACCGCCCGCGTCCTCGAAAGGCTCCGCGACGGCGGCCGCGGCAAGGAGGACGACCGGCTCGCGAACCTGACCGACCAGGAGCGCAAGATCCTCGACCTGATCGGCGAGGGCCTGACCAACCGGGTCATCGGCGAGCGCCTTCACCTCGCCGAGAAAACGATCAAGAATTACGTGTCCAGCCTGCTGTCGAAACTGGGCATGAAACGCCGCTCGCAGGCCGCCGCATATGTGGCACGACTGCAGGCCGAGAAGCGCCACTGA
- a CDS encoding phosphotransferase — MPRSSAHSAPPLHALLRQYDAGSPLACEPVDQGLLNRGYRLATTRGSYFLKHHFDPETAAPAAIARQHRATERLAALGVPVAPPLPAADGRTVTVVRGASYALHPWVEGRHRSGAQLTAAQCRTLGALLGLVHACLEQVMGAAPARGRASADPADTLELIDTLLARVRRHRPHDAFDELARHRLVERRGLLESCAGRRPPQASATGWVHGDFHPFNLLYRGGVPAAIVDWDRLGVQPRAEEAVRAAVIFFVRPVGTLDLPKVRAYARAYRRASGAGADELAAAVHRVWWERLNDFWMLRWRYERGDHRADPQFPAASALAVWWTKEYGAVRDAFAE; from the coding sequence GTGCCGCGCTCATCTGCTCACTCAGCCCCACCGCTCCACGCCCTGCTGCGGCAGTACGACGCCGGCTCACCGCTGGCCTGCGAACCCGTCGACCAGGGCCTGCTCAACCGCGGCTACCGGCTCGCCACCACGCGCGGCAGCTACTTCCTCAAGCACCACTTCGACCCGGAGACCGCAGCCCCGGCCGCCATCGCCCGCCAGCACCGCGCCACCGAACGCCTGGCCGCACTCGGCGTCCCCGTCGCCCCGCCCCTGCCCGCCGCCGACGGCCGCACCGTCACCGTCGTCAGAGGCGCCAGCTACGCCCTGCACCCCTGGGTCGAGGGCCGCCACCGCAGCGGCGCCCAGCTCACGGCGGCCCAGTGCCGCACGCTCGGGGCGCTCCTGGGACTCGTACACGCCTGTCTGGAGCAGGTCATGGGGGCCGCTCCCGCGCGCGGGCGGGCCAGCGCCGATCCCGCGGACACTCTTGAGCTCATCGACACGCTGCTGGCGCGGGTGCGCCGCCATCGGCCGCACGACGCGTTCGACGAACTGGCGCGGCACCGCCTCGTGGAACGCCGCGGACTCCTGGAGTCCTGTGCGGGGCGCCGCCCTCCGCAGGCCTCGGCGACCGGCTGGGTGCACGGGGACTTCCACCCGTTCAACCTGCTCTACCGCGGAGGCGTACCGGCCGCGATCGTCGACTGGGACCGGCTCGGGGTGCAGCCGCGCGCCGAGGAGGCCGTACGCGCCGCCGTGATCTTCTTCGTGCGCCCCGTCGGCACCCTCGACCTGCCGAAGGTGCGGGCCTACGCGCGCGCGTACCGCCGCGCCTCCGGCGCCGGGGCGGACGAACTCGCGGCCGCCGTCCACCGCGTGTGGTGGGAGCGGCTCAACGACTTCTGGATGCTGCGCTGGCGCTACGAACGCGGCGACCACCGCGCCGACCCCCAGTTCCCCGCGGCGTCGGCGCTCGCCGTGTGGTGGACGAAGGAGTACGGGGCGGTGCGCGACGCGTTCGCGGAGTGA